TAAGCGAGCGACATGACGTAAGCCCGATGATTGCTGTCTTCTTCTCCGATCTGTCTCAGCTCTTCGGGATATATCTGCCTTCCTTTCATGAGCCGAAACTTGATTAACAGATCCTCGTGCACCGATATAAAAGGCTCCTCGAGTTCATCTACATACAATTGATACCTCTGTCTTTCTTTCCGGTCTTGCCGGACGGCTGTAATGAGAAGCATCCCCTCGCCCGCCCGCTCCTGATCAGTCATTATGGTCAACGACTCCTTTCAAAGTCCCTGCAAACAGAAAAGCACCTGGGCAGGTGCTCTTCGGTCTGTCATTTTCGTTATGTGCGAACCTGTTAGCCTAATCCAAATCCAGCTCTTCTTCCTCTTCATCGCCGCTGAATGTTCCGTTCAAGGCAGCAGCCGCCAAATTGCTGGCTTCGCGAATCTGATTCTCAATCGTTGCCGAGATATCACGGTGATCCTTCAAGAACTGCTTTGCATTCTCGCGCCCTTGCCCGAGACGTTCTCCATTATAGGAGAACCATGCGCCGCTCTTTTGGACAATCTCCATTTCCACGCCGATATCGACGATACTGCCTTCTTTGGAAATGCCTTCTCCGTACATAATATCGATCTCCGCTTGTTTGAACGGAGGAGCCACTTTATTCTTTACCACCTTGATACGCGTACGGTTACCCACCATGTCGTTGCCTTGTTTAATGGTTTCAATACGGCGGACATCAAGCCGAACGGTAGAATAGAATTTCAGTGCGCGTCCACCGGGCGTCGTCTCCGGATTGCCGAACATTACGCCCACCTTCTCACGCAATTGGTTAATGAACATTGCAATCGTCTTCGATTTGCTGATTGCTCCGGATAGTTTGCGCAGCGCCTGCGACATTAGCCGGGCCTGCAAGCCGACATGGGAGTCACCCATCTCGCCTTCGATTTCCGCTTTGGGAACGAGTGCAGCAACGGAGTCGATAACAATGATGTCTACTGCGCCGCTGCGGACGAGCGCCTCGGCGATTTCGAGGGCCTGCTCGCCTGTATCCGGTTGCGATAGGAGCAGCTCATCAATATTAACGCCGAGTTTACTGGCGTAAAGCGGATCAAGAGCATGCTCCGCATCGATGAAGGCGGCTTGTCCCCCGACTCGCTGAACTTCCGCGATGGCATGAAGCGCAACGGTCGTTTTACCGGATGATTCAGGGCCGTAGACTTCGATAATGCGGCCTCTCGGCAACCCGCCGATGCCAAGGGCGATATCTAGTGCAAGGGATCCGCTGGAAACCGTCTCGACTTGCATATGAGTGGACTCCCCGAGCTTCATGATGGAACCTTTTCCGAATTGTTTCTCTATTTGACGTAAAGCCATTTCAAGCGCAGCGCGACGATCTGACAACGAATCCACATCCTTCATAATTTATACTTTAATGATACCTTGTTTTGGTTGCGTTGACAAGACTTTTTACGAACATATATTCTTATTTATCCCCATCGGCCGATGAGCAAAAAAAAGAACCGCAGCAAAGTATTCTTCGCCACGGTTCTTCCGTCAACTAATGACGATTATAGTCGATCGCCGGCATTATGACAAGCTATTTCCTTAGGTATGCCCTACTCGTTCTTTGCGAGGATCTGCCACAGCCGGTAAAATGCAGACTTTGCAGCACGGAGCCGGATAATGCTGCGGCTTCCGCCGAGCTGGGCGGTATGCACGAGCGTCGGCTGACCGCGCCTTGCAATCGCAAAATATACAAGGCCCACCGGTTTCCCTTCGGTTTCGGACGGCCCTGCCACACCCGTCAACGAAACGCCAAAGTCGCTATCTGTCAATTCCCGGATCCGCTCCGCCATAAGAACAGCAGTCGACTCGCTGACCGCGCCCGGCGCCCCGGTTCCTTCAAGCTGGGACATCGGTATGCCGAGCAGCTTGTGCTTGACCGCATTTGTATACGTCACAACTCCGCCGTGAAACTCGCCGCTGCTGCCGGGAACATTAGTGACAAGCTCGGCGAACAAACCGCCGGTAATGCTCTCGGCGCTGGCCAGCTTGAGTCCGGACGCT
This is a stretch of genomic DNA from Paenibacillus sp. sptzw28. It encodes these proteins:
- the recA gene encoding recombinase RecA, which codes for MSDRRAALEMALRQIEKQFGKGSIMKLGESTHMQVETVSSGSLALDIALGIGGLPRGRIIEVYGPESSGKTTVALHAIAEVQRVGGQAAFIDAEHALDPLYASKLGVNIDELLLSQPDTGEQALEIAEALVRSGAVDIIVIDSVAALVPKAEIEGEMGDSHVGLQARLMSQALRKLSGAISKSKTIAMFINQLREKVGVMFGNPETTPGGRALKFYSTVRLDVRRIETIKQGNDMVGNRTRIKVVKNKVAPPFKQAEIDIMYGEGISKEGSIVDIGVEMEIVQKSGAWFSYNGERLGQGRENAKQFLKDHRDISATIENQIREASNLAAAALNGTFSGDEEEEELDLD